In Paenibacillus sp. FSL M7-0420, a single genomic region encodes these proteins:
- a CDS encoding helix-turn-helix domain-containing protein: MKPAVMIRDQLADYLTRHEMSINHFAISSGINSGTLSRIINGHQPIAMSHLELITAGMGLSEDFFYSLYVEECFYYSAPTWRRLRPFIVKCAELGRTDCIERLVENLLDNLTYVPMLFEVAEGLFQQGHWPAAALLYENVSASEKYQYSERLATCQYRLFQIALGDDQSTNLRAATLFESYIPRLNEADQLDGLKHLMHVYYSLQLWNKVNELALELLRIATIQYDLYCNPKYKGAVNSGERPLCFYILYAHLMRSNAYEECGDYKAALEIVPLYTDVNWIHEENEETKRTVAQFQEWGKANTYLYRLLDGQVEALTDYVDYISTQQGEIFTALYYIVKSANLYNWNIDYILERFSDYTPYRLQLTEFGVYNHQIKADQHARFLVELGVYYLRNKRSEGIRYILQSLESSSKINNESIIFKCVDLFEQNRHIAGEDEQRQYKILIKGVRDTNEKKTPIIASNG; the protein is encoded by the coding sequence TTGAAGCCTGCAGTCATGATTCGAGACCAGCTTGCAGATTATTTAACCCGGCATGAGATGTCTATTAATCACTTCGCCATAAGCTCCGGTATCAATTCCGGGACACTGAGCCGGATTATTAATGGTCATCAGCCTATTGCCATGAGCCATCTGGAGTTAATCACTGCAGGAATGGGGCTTAGCGAGGATTTTTTTTACAGCTTGTATGTGGAGGAATGTTTCTATTATTCGGCACCGACCTGGCGGCGGCTTCGCCCGTTCATTGTGAAGTGTGCGGAACTGGGGCGTACCGATTGTATCGAGCGTCTGGTGGAGAACCTGCTGGATAATCTGACTTATGTACCCATGCTGTTTGAAGTGGCGGAAGGCTTGTTCCAGCAGGGCCACTGGCCGGCGGCTGCACTGCTCTATGAGAATGTAAGCGCCAGCGAGAAATATCAGTATTCCGAACGGTTGGCCACCTGCCAATACCGCCTGTTCCAGATTGCACTGGGTGATGACCAGAGCACGAACCTGCGCGCAGCCACCCTGTTTGAGAGCTACATCCCGCGCCTGAACGAGGCGGATCAGCTGGATGGGTTGAAGCATTTGATGCATGTCTACTATTCATTACAATTGTGGAATAAAGTAAATGAGCTTGCTCTTGAACTACTACGAATTGCAACAATTCAATATGATCTTTATTGTAACCCGAAATATAAAGGAGCAGTGAATAGCGGTGAAAGACCTCTTTGCTTTTATATATTGTATGCTCATCTAATGCGTTCAAATGCATACGAAGAATGTGGGGATTACAAAGCGGCACTTGAAATTGTACCTTTATATACCGACGTAAATTGGATACATGAAGAAAATGAGGAAACGAAGAGGACTGTGGCGCAATTTCAGGAATGGGGCAAGGCCAATACTTATTTATATCGCTTACTGGATGGCCAAGTAGAGGCATTAACTGATTATGTTGATTATATATCCACGCAACAAGGAGAAATTTTCACAGCTTTATATTATATCGTCAAATCCGCAAACCTATATAACTGGAATATAGACTATATTTTAGAACGTTTCTCTGATTATACGCCGTACAGGTTACAACTCACAGAATTCGGAGTGTACAATCATCAGATTAAAGCGGATCAGCATGCCAGATTTCTTGTTGAACTGGGAGTCTATTATTTGAGGAATAAGCGAAGTGAAGGCATTAGATATATACTGCAAAGTTTGGAATCATCATCTAAAATTAATAATGAGAGTATCATCTTCAAATGTGTTGATCTCTTCGAGCAGAACAGGCATATTGCCGGGGAAGATGAGCAGAGACAATATAAAATCTTAATAAAAGGGGTGCGGGATACAAATGAAAAGAAAACTCCTATTATTGCTAGCAACGGTTAG